In one uncultured Cohaesibacter sp. genomic region, the following are encoded:
- a CDS encoding DUF177 domain-containing protein, which produces MARKETMEDNPIIDPVLSLPVTIARLKSLGETVKASADAATCEKLRERLGVLAVHSYSVDAKVFPWKKTGARIEGRVMGEVEQACVVTLQPVPETIDEPLVLTLLPEGSPFALRANNTETGGEMVVDPEGEDPPETFSGDEVDIGVYAEEFFAMALDDYPRLPGVEFDGHMEDDPAKSDENKPFAALAGLKDKLSKDDQN; this is translated from the coding sequence ATGGCAAGGAAAGAGACGATGGAAGACAATCCCATCATTGATCCCGTCCTGTCACTCCCGGTTACGATTGCACGGCTGAAAAGTCTGGGCGAGACGGTCAAGGCGTCTGCCGATGCCGCCACTTGCGAGAAGCTGCGCGAGCGTCTGGGTGTTCTGGCCGTTCATTCCTATTCCGTCGATGCCAAGGTCTTTCCCTGGAAGAAGACCGGCGCCCGCATTGAAGGCCGTGTTATGGGGGAGGTCGAGCAGGCCTGTGTGGTCACGCTCCAGCCGGTGCCAGAAACCATCGATGAACCGCTGGTCCTGACCCTGCTGCCCGAAGGCTCTCCCTTTGCCCTGAGGGCCAACAATACCGAAACCGGCGGGGAAATGGTCGTCGACCCAGAAGGTGAGGATCCGCCGGAAACCTTCTCCGGCGACGAGGTTGATATCGGGGTCTATGCGGAAGAGTTCTTCGCCATGGCCCTTGATGACTATCCGCGCCTTCCCGGTGTCGAATTCGACGGCCATATGGAAGATGATCCCGCCAAATCGGATGAGAACAAGCCTTTTGCCGCCTTGGCAGGGCTGAAAGACAAGTTGTCAAAAGACGATCAAAACTAG
- a CDS encoding ubiquinol-cytochrome C chaperone family protein has translation MIFKLFRKETDREKSAAKLYDAIVARARQPVFYLDYGVEDTTNGRFEMIVLHAYMLMHRLRNEDREAKALAQAVFDRFFRDMDDSLRERGIGDLSVPKKIKKMAQHFYGRVEAYDDAREVSEDKLAEALSRNIFADDPETRVEARDLATYVLACAARLDEQQPQDFLTGSIEFADIPARSK, from the coding sequence ATGATCTTCAAACTATTCCGCAAGGAAACCGATCGGGAAAAAAGTGCAGCGAAACTCTATGACGCAATCGTGGCACGGGCGAGGCAGCCGGTCTTCTATTTGGACTATGGCGTCGAAGACACGACCAACGGCCGTTTCGAGATGATCGTGCTGCATGCCTACATGCTGATGCACCGCTTGCGCAATGAGGATCGGGAGGCCAAGGCTCTGGCTCAGGCGGTGTTTGATCGCTTCTTCCGGGACATGGACGATTCCCTGCGCGAACGCGGCATTGGGGATCTGTCGGTGCCCAAGAAGATCAAGAAAATGGCCCAACATTTCTATGGCAGGGTCGAGGCCTATGACGACGCGCGCGAGGTGAGCGAGGACAAGCTCGCCGAAGCCCTGTCGCGTAACATTTTTGCCGATGATCCCGAAACCAGAGTTGAAGCGCGGGATCTGGCAACCTATGTGCTTGCCTGTGCAGCCCGCCTCGATGAGCAGCAGCCTCAGGATTTCCTGACCGGCAGCATCGAATTCGCGGACATTCCTGCTCGCAGCAAATGA
- the bamE gene encoding outer membrane protein assembly factor BamE: protein MTETTSVHGFVPSEYTLDQIAEGSSREQVILTLGSPSTTANFGNEVFYYISQKRKQPVAFMNPKPVDQTVVAVYFDEEQRVSRTVKYGLKDGKLFDFTNQVTPTGGEEVNFLNRVMSNVGPQLGGT, encoded by the coding sequence ATGACCGAAACCACCTCGGTGCACGGTTTTGTACCCTCTGAATATACCCTCGATCAGATTGCGGAAGGCTCAAGCCGCGAACAGGTTATCCTGACGCTCGGCTCCCCTTCTACGACGGCCAACTTCGGCAACGAGGTCTTCTATTATATTTCCCAGAAGCGCAAGCAGCCGGTTGCCTTCATGAACCCCAAACCAGTCGATCAGACAGTTGTCGCCGTCTATTTCGATGAAGAGCAGAGGGTTTCCAGAACTGTCAAATATGGTCTGAAGGACGGCAAACTGTTCGACTTCACCAACCAGGTCACACCGACAGGCGGTGAAGAGGTCAACTTCCTCAACCGCGTCATGAGCAACGTCGGACCTCAGCTTGGCGGCACATAA
- the thiL gene encoding thiamine-phosphate kinase: MADKTGRPSESTLIEQYFAPLSDPDSSFGLTDDAAFLSIPDDRQLVVTKDMLVADIHFFRDDQASHIAKKALRVNLSDLAAKAATPLGYMLGLGLPSDWQESWLADFCAGLKADQEEFGFPLIGGDTVKNPERLTLSVTAFGTVAKGRMIVRPRARVGDDVYVTGTIGDSALGLLIQKGGLPEGISKADLDWLKDRFLLPQPRITCAPLLLEVANAAMDISDGLVGDAAKMARAANVCVEITETAIPLSLAARNVLAKDQNLFERVLFGGDDYELLFTADPGQRPAIAHEAESLGVPVTRIGRIIEGAGVTCINADGGITPLAKKASFEHF, translated from the coding sequence ATGGCAGACAAGACCGGACGCCCCAGCGAAAGCACCCTCATAGAGCAGTATTTTGCCCCTCTCAGTGACCCCGATTCCTCATTCGGGCTCACCGACGATGCGGCCTTCCTGTCCATCCCTGATGACCGGCAACTCGTTGTCACCAAGGACATGCTGGTAGCAGACATTCATTTCTTCCGAGACGATCAGGCCTCGCATATCGCCAAGAAGGCCTTGCGGGTCAATCTCTCCGATCTCGCCGCCAAGGCTGCAACGCCGCTTGGCTATATGCTGGGGCTCGGACTGCCGTCGGACTGGCAGGAAAGCTGGCTCGCGGATTTCTGCGCTGGCTTGAAGGCGGATCAGGAAGAATTCGGCTTTCCGCTCATTGGCGGGGACACTGTCAAGAATCCCGAACGCCTAACCCTGTCGGTGACGGCCTTTGGCACGGTCGCCAAAGGCAGGATGATCGTGCGCCCGCGTGCCCGCGTCGGGGACGATGTCTATGTCACTGGTACGATTGGTGACAGCGCATTGGGACTGCTGATCCAGAAGGGCGGTTTGCCCGAAGGCATCAGCAAGGCCGATCTGGACTGGCTGAAGGATCGCTTCCTGCTGCCGCAACCCCGCATCACTTGCGCACCCTTGCTGCTTGAGGTGGCCAACGCGGCCATGGATATCTCGGATGGTCTCGTCGGCGATGCCGCCAAGATGGCCAGAGCCGCCAATGTCTGCGTCGAAATCACCGAAACCGCCATCCCGCTGTCCCTGGCAGCCCGCAATGTGCTGGCAAAGGATCAAAACCTTTTCGAGCGCGTGCTGTTTGGTGGCGATGATTACGAATTGCTCTTCACCGCCGATCCCGGTCAACGTCCGGCAATCGCCCACGAGGCGGAAAGCCTTGGTGTCCCTGTTACCCGCATCGGGCGGATCATCGAAGGGGCAGGGGTCACCTGCATCAATGCAGACGGCGGGATCACGCCGCTTGCAAAGAAAGCCTCGTTCGAGCATTTCTGA
- the nusB gene encoding transcription antitermination factor NusB, with protein sequence MSEQDKPVRTANQRGSARLGAVQALYQMDIGGTPLTEVLQEFELYRLGKEVDEELYLPADFDYFKDLVSGVVREQRTLDPMIHNALEKGWPLARIDSTMRALLRCGLYELQSRKDVPAAVILTEYVDVAKAFFEGDEPRMVNGVLDALARSLRPDEVKKRPSAPKMAD encoded by the coding sequence ATGAGCGAGCAGGACAAACCGGTACGCACCGCAAATCAGCGCGGATCGGCCCGTCTGGGCGCCGTCCAGGCCCTCTATCAGATGGACATCGGCGGAACACCTCTCACCGAGGTGCTTCAGGAGTTTGAACTCTACCGCCTTGGCAAGGAGGTGGATGAGGAACTCTATCTCCCTGCCGATTTTGACTATTTCAAGGACCTTGTTTCCGGTGTCGTGCGTGAACAGCGGACGCTGGATCCGATGATCCACAATGCGCTGGAAAAGGGCTGGCCCCTTGCTCGTATCGACTCGACGATGCGTGCGCTGCTCCGCTGTGGCCTCTATGAACTTCAGAGCCGCAAGGATGTTCCGGCGGCGGTGATCCTGACCGAATATGTCGACGTGGCAAAGGCCTTCTTTGAGGGTGATGAGCCACGCATGGTGAACGGCGTCCTCGACGCTCTGGCCCGTAGCCTGCGGCCCGATGAGGTCAAGAAACGCCCGTCTGCCCCGAAAATGGCTGACTGA
- the ribH gene encoding 6,7-dimethyl-8-ribityllumazine synthase, which translates to MSDKASHILIIEARFYDDLADELVRGAISALEEAGATYERVAVPGVLEIPAALSMALASVEDGINDYDGYVTLGVVIRGETTHYDIVSNESARAIMDLSVEGCIAVGNGIQTVENGDQAWARARVDDKNKGGAAARAALAMVELRDKFGIQE; encoded by the coding sequence ATGAGCGACAAAGCCTCACACATTCTGATCATCGAAGCCCGTTTCTATGATGATCTGGCAGATGAACTGGTTCGCGGCGCAATTTCCGCGTTGGAAGAAGCCGGAGCGACCTATGAGCGGGTTGCCGTTCCGGGTGTGCTGGAAATTCCTGCAGCCCTGTCGATGGCGTTGGCCTCTGTCGAGGACGGCATCAATGACTATGATGGTTATGTCACGCTCGGCGTTGTGATCCGTGGCGAGACCACCCATTACGACATCGTCTCGAACGAATCCGCCCGCGCGATCATGGATCTCTCGGTCGAGGGTTGCATCGCGGTCGGCAATGGCATCCAGACCGTGGAAAATGGTGATCAGGCCTGGGCCCGTGCCCGGGTGGACGACAAGAACAAAGGTGGAGCCGCAGCCCGCGCCGCTTTGGCGATGGTGGAACTCCGCGACAAATTCGGTATTCAAGAATGA
- a CDS encoding riboflavin synthase — MFTGIVTDVGEVVMREDIPAGQRVRIATHFDPKTIAVGASIACSGVCHTVIEAGALEDGRNFFVVESAKETLDLTTAAEWSVGRKLNLERSLQMGDELGGHLVLGHVDGMADIVERVDHPDSVFFKLRAPNQLARFIPQKGSVALDGCSLTVNDVEGDDFTIFLIPHTITHTTFGDKQVGDKINLEVDMMARYVARLSEYKPG, encoded by the coding sequence ATGTTTACAGGTATTGTGACCGATGTCGGCGAAGTCGTCATGCGCGAGGATATTCCCGCAGGTCAGCGTGTCCGCATCGCGACCCATTTTGATCCCAAGACCATCGCAGTCGGGGCTTCTATTGCCTGCAGCGGTGTTTGTCATACGGTGATCGAAGCCGGGGCGCTCGAGGATGGGCGCAACTTCTTTGTCGTCGAATCCGCCAAGGAAACTCTCGATCTGACGACGGCTGCCGAATGGAGCGTTGGCCGCAAGCTCAATCTAGAACGCTCCCTGCAGATGGGCGACGAATTGGGCGGACATCTCGTCCTTGGTCATGTGGATGGCATGGCAGACATTGTCGAGCGTGTTGATCATCCCGACAGCGTCTTCTTCAAGCTCCGTGCGCCCAACCAGCTCGCCCGTTTCATCCCGCAGAAAGGATCCGTGGCGCTCGATGGATGCTCGCTGACGGTCAACGATGTCGAGGGCGATGATTTCACGATTTTCCTTATCCCTCACACGATCACGCACACCACCTTTGGTGACAAACAGGTGGGCGACAAGATCAATCTGGAAGTGGACATGATGGCGCGCTATGTCGCACGCCTCAGCGAATACAAACCGGGTTAA
- the ribD gene encoding bifunctional diaminohydroxyphosphoribosylaminopyrimidine deaminase/5-amino-6-(5-phosphoribosylamino)uracil reductase RibD encodes MQQFSQALSDRQVMELALRLGERSSGMTADNPAVGCVIVRHHENHTEIVGRGWTQIGGRPHAERVALAEAGEAARGATAYVTLEPCAHHGRSSPCSEAMIEAGIARVVCAHADPDPRVSGRGFAMLEAAGIKVEIGLLEASAHRQLAGFLSRIVRGRPWLEAKMALSPDGMIGKKGMGNYPITGSQAKRRTYALRARADAILVGVETVLADDPSLTVRLPGLEDRSPKRIVIDSRGRTPLDCELVRTACDIPTIILTTGAMPADTALQLEDLGCEVHLVAEDPSGRVDVTAALDELSGMGINRLFAETGATLADAMLSHGLIDEFHLYCGAKSVGEGGMPALGPDPLETLAEAGFEFDEARQAGDDCLQTFLRPASLAALYEKRK; translated from the coding sequence ATGCAGCAATTCTCGCAAGCTCTTTCAGATCGACAAGTGATGGAACTGGCATTGCGGCTCGGAGAACGCTCTTCGGGTATGACTGCTGACAACCCCGCCGTTGGCTGTGTCATCGTTCGCCATCACGAAAATCATACCGAAATCGTCGGACGAGGCTGGACGCAAATAGGTGGACGTCCCCATGCCGAACGTGTCGCATTGGCAGAAGCGGGCGAGGCGGCACGCGGCGCGACGGCCTATGTCACGCTTGAGCCGTGCGCCCATCACGGCAGATCATCCCCATGCTCCGAGGCCATGATCGAGGCGGGAATTGCCCGCGTCGTCTGCGCCCATGCCGACCCGGATCCCCGCGTTTCTGGCCGCGGCTTTGCCATGCTGGAGGCGGCTGGTATCAAGGTCGAGATCGGGCTCCTTGAGGCTTCTGCGCATCGTCAGCTTGCCGGGTTCCTCTCGCGCATCGTGCGTGGGCGGCCATGGCTCGAAGCCAAGATGGCTCTCTCGCCAGACGGCATGATCGGCAAGAAGGGCATGGGCAACTATCCCATCACGGGGTCGCAAGCCAAGCGCCGAACCTATGCGCTGCGGGCAAGGGCCGACGCGATTCTGGTCGGGGTCGAGACCGTTCTGGCCGACGATCCAAGCCTCACCGTCCGCCTTCCGGGGCTCGAAGATCGCTCCCCCAAACGCATCGTGATTGATAGCAGGGGCCGGACGCCTCTCGATTGCGAACTGGTTCGCACCGCTTGTGACATCCCGACGATCATCCTGACCACCGGTGCGATGCCGGCGGATACCGCGCTTCAGCTCGAGGATCTCGGATGCGAGGTTCATCTCGTTGCGGAAGACCCATCCGGGCGCGTCGACGTTACTGCTGCCCTTGACGAGCTCAGCGGGATGGGGATCAACCGTCTCTTCGCCGAAACCGGCGCGACGCTCGCCGATGCGATGCTCTCGCACGGGCTCATTGACGAGTTTCATCTTTATTGCGGCGCCAAATCGGTCGGCGAGGGTGGGATGCCCGCATTGGGGCCCGATCCACTTGAAACGTTGGCCGAGGCAGGTTTTGAATTCGATGAGGCAAGACAGGCCGGTGACGATTGCTTGCAGACTTTTCTGCGACCCGCTAGTCTGGCCGCGCTATATGAAAAAAGGAAGTAA
- the nrdR gene encoding transcriptional regulator NrdR: protein MRCPYCGCDDTQVKDSRPTEDNTAIRRRRVCTGCGGRFTTFERVQLRELSVIKRTGRRVPFDRDKLMRSVQVSLRKRPVDIEKVERMVSGIVRQLESTGDAEVQAEHIGTLVMEGLKGLDEIAYIRFASVYKNFREAKDFSDMLNEMSTDQDEEGEQDDEK from the coding sequence ATGAGATGTCCCTATTGCGGTTGTGATGACACCCAGGTCAAGGATTCTCGGCCCACTGAAGACAATACCGCCATCCGTCGCCGCCGGGTCTGTACCGGCTGTGGCGGTCGCTTCACCACATTCGAGCGCGTCCAACTGCGCGAACTGTCGGTGATCAAGCGCACAGGCCGTCGCGTGCCCTTTGACCGGGACAAGCTGATGCGCTCCGTTCAGGTTTCCCTGCGCAAACGTCCCGTCGACATCGAGAAGGTCGAACGCATGGTCTCCGGCATCGTCCGCCAGCTGGAAAGCACCGGCGATGCAGAGGTGCAGGCCGAGCATATCGGCACGCTGGTGATGGAGGGACTTAAAGGTCTCGACGAAATCGCCTATATTCGCTTTGCTTCAGTGTACAAGAATTTCCGCGAAGCCAAGGATTTCTCGGATATGCTGAATGAAATGTCGACCGATCAGGACGAAGAAGGCGAGCAGGACGACGAGAAGTAA
- the glyA gene encoding serine hydroxymethyltransferase, producing the protein MSAAETKSGAIFPEFFTRDLASADPAIAKAIENELGRQKHEIELIASENIVSKAVLQAQGSVMTNKYAEGYSGRRYYGGCQHVDVAEDLAIERVTKLFGCEFANVQPNSGSQANQAAFMALIKPGDTILGMSLDAGGHLTHGARPNQSGKWFNSIQYGVRKQDGRIDFDQIEELAKEHSPKLIIAGGSAYSREFDFKRFRNIADSVGAYLMVDMAHFAGLVAAGLHESPFPYAHIATSTTHKTLRGPRGGLILTNDADIAKKVNSAVFPGIQGGPLMHVIAAKAVAFGEALTPEFKIYAQAVKDNAVALADTLYAGGVELSSGGTDNHLLLVDLRPKGLTGKAVEAALGRAYITCNKNGVPFDPEKPAITSGIRLGTPAGTSRGFGVEEFKEIGKLIIEVLDGLVANGEEGNGAVESAVKEKVIALTDRFPIYTDL; encoded by the coding sequence ATGTCAGCAGCCGAAACCAAATCGGGAGCCATTTTCCCGGAATTTTTCACACGCGATCTCGCCAGTGCAGACCCGGCCATTGCCAAGGCCATCGAGAATGAACTCGGTCGTCAGAAGCACGAAATCGAGCTGATCGCTTCGGAAAACATCGTCTCCAAAGCCGTCCTGCAGGCGCAGGGCTCTGTCATGACCAACAAATATGCCGAGGGCTATTCGGGCCGTCGCTATTATGGTGGTTGTCAGCATGTTGATGTTGCCGAAGATCTGGCGATTGAACGCGTCACCAAACTGTTCGGCTGTGAATTTGCCAACGTCCAGCCCAACTCCGGGTCTCAGGCCAACCAGGCTGCCTTCATGGCGCTGATCAAGCCGGGCGACACCATCCTCGGCATGAGCCTTGACGCCGGTGGTCACCTGACCCATGGTGCCCGCCCTAACCAGTCCGGCAAATGGTTCAACTCCATCCAGTATGGCGTGCGCAAGCAGGACGGTCGCATTGACTTTGACCAGATCGAAGAACTGGCCAAGGAACATTCGCCCAAGCTGATCATCGCCGGTGGCTCTGCCTACAGCCGCGAATTCGATTTCAAACGCTTCCGCAACATCGCAGATTCCGTTGGGGCTTACCTGATGGTCGACATGGCCCATTTCGCTGGCCTCGTTGCCGCTGGCCTGCATGAGAGCCCGTTCCCTTATGCTCACATCGCGACCTCGACCACGCACAAGACTCTTCGTGGCCCGCGCGGTGGTCTGATCCTGACCAACGATGCCGACATCGCCAAAAAGGTCAATTCGGCTGTCTTCCCGGGCATTCAGGGCGGCCCCCTGATGCACGTCATCGCCGCCAAGGCTGTTGCTTTTGGTGAAGCTCTGACCCCGGAATTCAAGATCTATGCTCAGGCGGTCAAGGACAATGCTGTGGCACTCGCCGATACGCTCTATGCCGGTGGCGTTGAGCTGTCTTCAGGCGGCACCGACAACCATCTGCTGCTTGTCGACCTGCGCCCCAAAGGCCTGACCGGTAAGGCAGTGGAAGCCGCTCTTGGCCGTGCCTACATCACCTGCAACAAGAACGGCGTTCCCTTCGATCCCGAAAAACCCGCCATCACCTCCGGTATCCGCCTCGGCACTCCGGCAGGCACCTCGCGCGGCTTTGGTGTTGAGGAGTTCAAGGAGATCGGCAAATTGATCATCGAAGTCCTTGACGGCCTCGTCGCAAATGGGGAAGAAGGCAATGGAGCCGTGGAATCAGCAGTCAAGGAAAAGGTCATCGCGCTGACTGACCGCTTCCCGATCTACACGGATCTCTGA
- a CDS encoding serine hydroxymethyltransferase: MASPKAGEIYIEFFVIGPQMKAVAVDAATGVEVTVFGPKTVSRLELQNLAVRKLKRRLEQLGH, from the coding sequence ATGGCGTCACCCAAGGCCGGTGAAATCTATATCGAGTTCTTCGTCATCGGACCGCAGATGAAGGCGGTGGCTGTCGATGCGGCCACCGGCGTTGAAGTGACGGTTTTCGGGCCGAAAACCGTGTCACGTCTTGAGCTTCAAAACTTGGCCGTGCGCAAGCTCAAACGGCGCCTTGAGCAGCTCGGCCACTAG
- a CDS encoding L,D-transpeptidase family protein has product MVIKNKKTSTPVDLSSGFGVRTSRRAFLTAGSTMLAGFAVTAGSPVWAQSANPIDDVIRQNQVEWGDRFDTPGQTVAAVRSAEPTLSKSTAENIERAMQFYYGIVQQGGWPIVPDGEAMRIGMRSNAVSILRRRLSMSGDLTQDVGVSDVFDSYVDAAVRRFQSRHGFDPDGIVGKDTLAAMNVPAEIRLRQLETNLVRVRSMSGYLGDRYVMVNIPAAEIETVENGFVHSRHTGVVGKIDRQTPVLSSKIHEINFNPYWHVPQSIILKDLIPKMQKDPNYLRDNKIHIRDLRNNTELDASQVDWTTEEALNYQFRQEPGATNSMGSIKINFHNKHAVYLHDTPSKTLFGNSYRFHSSGCVRVQNVREFVTWILEDTPGWDRLSIDEVIRSGEREDVKVRGNVPIYMTYITAWATSGGMIHFREDIYNRDGLNAMTPVVAQNEQNQQ; this is encoded by the coding sequence GTGGTAATCAAGAACAAAAAGACGTCCACCCCGGTAGACCTCAGTTCAGGCTTTGGCGTCAGGACGTCCCGTCGCGCATTCTTGACGGCCGGTAGCACCATGCTGGCTGGTTTCGCCGTTACGGCAGGCAGTCCGGTCTGGGCCCAGAGCGCCAACCCGATCGATGATGTCATTCGGCAGAATCAGGTCGAGTGGGGTGATCGCTTTGACACGCCCGGCCAGACCGTAGCTGCCGTTCGCTCCGCAGAACCTACGCTTTCCAAATCCACCGCCGAGAATATCGAGCGGGCTATGCAGTTCTATTACGGCATCGTGCAGCAGGGCGGATGGCCCATCGTTCCCGATGGCGAAGCCATGCGCATCGGCATGCGTTCGAACGCCGTCAGTATTCTGCGTCGCCGCCTGTCCATGTCCGGTGATCTAACTCAGGATGTTGGCGTCAGTGACGTTTTTGACTCCTACGTCGACGCTGCCGTGCGCCGTTTCCAGTCCCGCCACGGCTTTGATCCCGATGGTATCGTCGGCAAGGATACGCTTGCTGCGATGAACGTTCCGGCCGAGATCCGCCTCAGACAGCTCGAAACGAACCTCGTTCGTGTCCGCTCCATGTCAGGCTACCTCGGTGATCGCTATGTGATGGTGAACATTCCTGCCGCCGAGATCGAAACCGTCGAGAATGGCTTCGTTCACTCCCGCCACACCGGCGTTGTAGGCAAGATCGATCGACAGACCCCGGTGCTGAGTTCCAAGATCCACGAGATCAACTTCAATCCTTACTGGCATGTGCCCCAGAGCATCATCCTCAAGGATTTGATCCCGAAAATGCAGAAGGATCCGAACTATCTGCGGGACAACAAGATCCATATTCGCGATTTGCGCAACAACACCGAACTTGATGCCTCTCAGGTTGACTGGACGACCGAGGAAGCGCTCAACTATCAGTTCCGTCAGGAACCGGGCGCCACGAACTCCATGGGGTCGATCAAGATCAACTTCCACAACAAGCACGCGGTCTATCTGCATGACACACCGTCCAAGACCTTGTTTGGCAACAGCTATCGCTTCCATTCCTCGGGGTGTGTTCGCGTTCAGAACGTACGCGAGTTTGTGACCTGGATTCTGGAAGACACGCCGGGTTGGGATCGCCTGTCCATCGATGAGGTCATCCGTTCCGGTGAGCGCGAGGACGTCAAGGTTCGTGGCAACGTGCCGATCTACATGACCTACATTACCGCGTGGGCCACCTCCGGCGGCATGATCCATTTCCGCGAAGACATCTACAATCGCGATGGTCTGAACGCCATGACCCCGGTGGTTGCCCAGAACGAACAGAACCAGCAATAG
- a CDS encoding MarR family winged helix-turn-helix transcriptional regulator produces the protein MMTAQRAVDTTGQADEEMELKPLYMDALRLVERLHRRLLDVIKDEFERRGRTDVNSVQALLLFNIGDSEVTAGELRSRGYYQGSNVSYNLKKLVDMGYVNHERSRVDRRSVRISLSDKGLEVRHIVSELYERHIATIEQVGGIAPEDFALLNKSLQRLERFWTDQILYRL, from the coding sequence ATGATGACAGCACAGAGAGCAGTGGACACGACTGGTCAGGCAGATGAAGAGATGGAGCTCAAGCCCCTCTACATGGATGCTCTGCGGCTAGTTGAACGCCTCCATCGCAGACTTCTCGATGTGATCAAGGATGAATTTGAACGCCGCGGGCGAACAGACGTGAACAGCGTACAGGCGCTGCTTCTGTTCAACATCGGTGATTCCGAAGTAACCGCCGGTGAGCTCCGCTCCCGCGGATACTATCAAGGCTCGAATGTTTCTTACAACCTGAAGAAACTCGTCGATATGGGCTATGTGAACCACGAACGGTCTCGCGTTGACCGCCGTTCGGTGCGCATCTCCTTGTCAGACAAGGGACTGGAAGTCCGTCATATCGTCAGTGAGCTTTATGAACGCCACATCGCCACGATCGAACAGGTCGGCGGTATTGCGCCCGAAGACTTTGCCCTTTTGAACAAGTCGCTTCAGCGGCTGGAGCGCTTCTGGACCGACCAGATCCTCTATCGGCTCTAG
- the mmsB gene encoding 3-hydroxyisobutyrate dehydrogenase has translation MTAVAFLGLGNMGGPMANNLIAAGHEVTGFDLSEEALARLEVAGGIREGDIATAVRAADVVVTMLPAGGHVRDVYMKAEGVLANVKPGTLLIDSSTIDVDSARAVASAASEAGMLMVDAPVSGGTVGAAAGTLTFMVGGSEEAFAAAKPYLDIMGKTVVHAGGAGNGQAAKICNNMMLGIQMISVCEAFVLAEKLGLDHQKLYDISSTASGQCWSLTSYCPVPGPLPTSPANRGYQPGFAAAMMLKDLKLSQQAARAEGAKTPLGAQASALYQQYCEKGNGDFDFSAIIEMLRNEV, from the coding sequence ATGACGGCAGTGGCATTCCTGGGCCTTGGGAATATGGGTGGCCCGATGGCCAACAATCTGATTGCGGCAGGCCATGAGGTAACAGGCTTCGACCTCAGCGAGGAGGCTCTCGCGCGTCTGGAGGTCGCTGGCGGCATCAGGGAAGGGGATATTGCAACGGCTGTCAGAGCGGCTGACGTTGTCGTCACCATGCTCCCTGCAGGCGGTCATGTCCGCGATGTTTACATGAAAGCCGAAGGTGTCCTTGCGAACGTGAAGCCGGGCACTCTCCTCATCGATAGCTCGACAATCGACGTGGACTCTGCCCGTGCTGTTGCCAGCGCGGCGAGCGAGGCGGGAATGCTGATGGTCGACGCACCGGTCTCTGGCGGAACCGTGGGAGCCGCTGCCGGAACGCTGACCTTCATGGTCGGTGGAAGCGAGGAAGCCTTTGCTGCCGCGAAGCCCTATCTGGACATCATGGGCAAAACCGTCGTGCATGCGGGCGGCGCCGGAAACGGGCAGGCCGCCAAAATCTGTAACAACATGATGCTTGGTATCCAGATGATCTCGGTCTGCGAAGCCTTTGTGCTTGCCGAGAAGTTAGGTCTTGATCACCAGAAACTTTATGATATTTCCTCTACCGCTTCGGGGCAATGCTGGTCGCTGACAAGCTATTGTCCGGTGCCCGGTCCTCTCCCTACCTCGCCGGCCAATCGGGGGTACCAGCCCGGATTTGCGGCGGCCATGATGTTGAAAGATCTTAAACTAAGCCAACAGGCAGCCCGTGCGGAAGGGGCAAAAACACCCCTCGGAGCGCAAGCAAGCGCCCTTTATCAGCAATATTGCGAAAAGGGAAATGGGGATTTCGACTTCTCCGCAATCATTGAAATGCTTAGAAATGAGGTATAA